From a region of the Lentilactobacillus curieae genome:
- a CDS encoding DEAD/DEAH box helicase yields the protein MLVEFEKLKERLGFTQTTAIQRAVAEPLRAGRSVVGISPTGSGKTVAFMEPLLERIEGADGEVSMLVLEPSAELAMQVFREVSKWADEIGLSAMSAIGGANISRQIDKLKEHPEIVVGTVGRVSELIDKGKLTLHELDSMVIDEADNLLSEETLDPIRDMADMAPDDVTLGLFSATRNDVLDHINRWFTQDIEMIDVTDIDDSMGKMTHGFLTVSNMKKPLMLARLLAIPNFKALVFFDKVTTLQKTYSNLTHRNIREVGRLTSEQTKLARKNALRDFRKGKIRLLMVTDVAARGIDVPELPAVINYELPRTDKTYTHRSGRTARMHHDGLVLSMGDDHDFRDFKKLLSDDISLTKLYFDENKLVTKRPADKPKSVGDNQTVETKDKKSVGTKMATSTRETKMPREVAAQPSQKRKKNKHSKRKGMRHRRQDNN from the coding sequence TTGTTAGTTGAATTTGAAAAATTAAAAGAGCGACTGGGTTTTACGCAAACTACGGCTATTCAAAGAGCAGTTGCTGAGCCACTACGTGCTGGTAGAAGTGTTGTTGGAATCTCACCTACAGGTTCCGGCAAAACCGTTGCGTTTATGGAGCCATTGCTAGAAAGAATTGAAGGCGCTGATGGTGAGGTTAGCATGCTGGTTTTAGAACCATCCGCCGAATTAGCAATGCAAGTTTTCCGTGAAGTGTCTAAATGGGCAGATGAGATTGGACTATCAGCAATGTCAGCAATTGGTGGAGCCAACATCAGTCGCCAAATTGATAAGCTAAAGGAACACCCTGAAATCGTTGTTGGAACGGTTGGCCGAGTGTCTGAATTGATTGATAAGGGAAAGCTGACACTTCATGAGCTTGATTCAATGGTGATTGATGAAGCTGACAATCTGTTAAGTGAAGAAACTTTGGATCCCATTCGTGATATGGCGGATATGGCTCCCGATGATGTCACATTGGGATTGTTTTCAGCGACTAGAAATGATGTGTTAGACCACATTAATCGGTGGTTTACGCAAGACATTGAAATGATCGATGTTACCGATATTGATGACAGTATGGGGAAAATGACTCACGGATTTTTGACAGTTTCCAATATGAAGAAGCCATTGATGTTAGCTCGTTTATTGGCGATTCCCAACTTTAAAGCACTGGTGTTTTTCGATAAGGTAACTACTTTGCAGAAAACTTACAGTAATCTAACTCACAGAAATATTCGTGAGGTTGGCCGACTAACCAGCGAGCAAACTAAACTGGCTAGAAAAAATGCTTTACGTGATTTTCGGAAGGGTAAGATTCGGCTACTAATGGTTACTGATGTGGCAGCTCGCGGGATTGACGTGCCGGAATTACCGGCAGTGATTAACTATGAGTTGCCGAGAACTGACAAGACATACACTCATAGGTCTGGTCGGACTGCCCGGATGCATCATGATGGTCTAGTGCTGAGCATGGGAGATGATCATGATTTTCGTGATTTCAAGAAGTTGCTAAGTGATGACATTTCGCTGACTAAACTCTATTTTGACGAAAATAAATTAGTAACCAAACGTCCGGCTGATAAACCCAAGTCGGTTGGTGATAATCAAACCGTTGAAACTAAAGATAAAAAGTCAGTGGGCACCAAAATGGCCACTTCGACTAGAGAGACTAAAATGCCTCGAGAAGTAGCTGCACAACCATCTCAGAAGCGGAAAAAGAATAAGCACTCTAAGCGAAAAGGGATGCGTCATCGTCGCCAAGACAATAATTAA